A window of the Phycicoccus sp. M110.8 genome harbors these coding sequences:
- a CDS encoding response regulator transcription factor, with protein MTRILVVEDEVSFSDPLSYLLRKEGYEVAVAETGPEALDDFDRQGADLVLLDLMLPGLSGTEVCRALRQRSTVPVIMLTAKDSEIDKVVGLEIGADDYVTKPYSSRELLARIKAVLRRGQEPEDLLPATIEAGPVRMDVERHTVTVGGQQTPLPLKEFELLEMLLRNTGRVLTRMQLIDRVWGSDYVGDTKTLDVHVKRLRAKIEPDPAEPRYIVTVRGLGYKFESD; from the coding sequence ATGACCCGCATCCTGGTCGTCGAGGACGAGGTCTCGTTCTCGGACCCGTTGTCCTACCTGCTGCGCAAGGAGGGGTACGAGGTGGCGGTGGCCGAGACCGGCCCCGAGGCGCTCGACGACTTCGACCGTCAGGGGGCGGACCTCGTGCTGCTCGACCTCATGCTGCCGGGCCTCTCCGGCACCGAGGTGTGCCGCGCGCTGCGCCAGCGCTCGACTGTCCCGGTCATCATGCTCACCGCCAAGGACAGCGAGATCGACAAGGTCGTTGGCCTCGAGATCGGGGCCGACGACTACGTCACCAAGCCGTACTCCTCGCGGGAGCTCCTGGCCCGGATCAAGGCGGTCCTGCGTCGTGGCCAGGAGCCGGAGGACCTGCTGCCGGCGACCATCGAGGCGGGCCCGGTCCGGATGGACGTGGAGCGGCACACCGTGACGGTGGGTGGGCAGCAGACCCCGTTGCCGCTCAAGGAGTTCGAGCTCCTCGAGATGCTGCTGCGCAACACCGGGCGCGTGCTCACCCGCATGCAGCTGATCGACCGCGTGTGGGGGAGCGACTACGTGGGGGACACCAAGACGCTCGACGTCCACGTGAAGCGGCTGCGCGCCAAGATCGAGCCGGACCCCGCCGAGCCGCGGTACATCGTCACGGTCCGGGGGCTGGGCTACAAGTTCGAGAGCGACTGA
- a CDS encoding sensor histidine kinase produces MDATTAALLAGFAGLLTGAVAVVAVRYSERQQTSVPPSEASASALPAGVADVLAVLRSGAIVVDSADEVINNSPSAVAYGLVRGRDLVHAELRHLARQVRRDGVIREAELALARGPLGQAQSIMHARVAPLGSNHVLLLVEDHTQARRVEEVRRDFVANVSHELKTPVGGIGLLAEAILDAKDDPEAVARFATRMQVESARLTQLVKEIVDLSRLQVADTLHEPRLVDVTAAVHEAIDYSRVGADAKQIEIVEACAPDLKVFGDEDLLVTAVRNLVGNAVAYSEPGSRVAVGGRVHDEMVEITVTDQGLGIPESEQERIFERFYRVDAARSRATGGTGLGLAIVKHICANHGGDVAVWSEEGRGSTFTIRLPAAADRTGGRATAGPADPDSAPRTLQQGEAPA; encoded by the coding sequence GTGGACGCGACGACTGCTGCGCTGTTGGCGGGGTTCGCCGGTCTCCTCACCGGCGCCGTCGCCGTCGTCGCCGTGCGCTACTCCGAGCGCCAGCAGACGAGCGTCCCGCCCTCCGAGGCCTCGGCGTCGGCCCTGCCCGCCGGCGTCGCGGACGTCCTGGCCGTCCTGCGCAGCGGCGCCATCGTGGTCGACTCGGCCGACGAGGTCATCAACAACTCGCCGTCGGCCGTCGCCTACGGGCTCGTTCGGGGTCGCGACCTCGTCCACGCCGAGCTGCGGCACCTCGCGCGGCAGGTGCGCCGCGACGGCGTCATCCGGGAGGCGGAGCTCGCGCTCGCGCGGGGACCGCTGGGGCAGGCCCAGTCGATCATGCACGCGCGCGTCGCCCCCCTGGGCAGCAACCACGTCCTGCTCCTCGTCGAGGACCACACGCAGGCGCGGCGGGTCGAGGAGGTCCGACGCGACTTCGTCGCCAACGTCAGCCATGAGCTCAAGACGCCCGTGGGCGGGATCGGCCTGCTGGCCGAGGCCATCCTCGACGCGAAGGACGACCCCGAGGCGGTGGCGCGCTTCGCCACCCGCATGCAGGTCGAGAGCGCGAGGCTGACGCAGCTGGTCAAGGAGATCGTCGACCTGTCCCGCCTGCAGGTGGCCGACACGCTGCACGAGCCGAGGCTCGTCGACGTCACGGCGGCCGTCCACGAGGCCATCGACTACTCGCGCGTCGGGGCCGACGCCAAGCAGATCGAGATCGTCGAGGCCTGCGCGCCGGACCTCAAGGTGTTCGGCGACGAGGACCTGCTCGTCACCGCCGTGCGCAACCTCGTCGGGAACGCGGTCGCGTACTCCGAGCCGGGCTCGCGCGTCGCCGTCGGCGGCCGGGTGCACGACGAGATGGTCGAGATCACCGTCACCGACCAGGGCCTCGGCATCCCCGAGTCCGAGCAGGAGCGCATCTTCGAGCGGTTCTACCGTGTCGACGCCGCCCGCTCGCGCGCGACCGGTGGCACCGGCCTCGGCCTGGCCATCGTCAAGCACATCTGCGCGAACCACGGCGGCGACGTCGCCGTGTGGAGCGAGGAGGGTCGCGGCTCGACCTTCACCATCCGCCTGCCCGCCGCGGCCGACCGGACCGGTGGCCGGGCCACCGCCGGGCCCGCCGACCCCGACTCCGCTCCCCGAACCCTGCAGCAAGGAGAAGCCCCCGCATGA
- the phoU gene encoding phosphate signaling complex protein PhoU, with protein sequence MRNAFHEDLDLISDQLVEMTRLAGSAMARATTALLDADIQLAESVIEADKELDTLREDLDARSIDLLARQQPVATDLRMVVTSMRMSADLERMGDLARHVAKVARLRYPDSAVPADIRATILQMGQVAERIVAKAGQVIAGKDVEGAKTLERDDDAMDELHRELFSHLIDGSWQHGTEAAVDMTLVGRYYERFADHAVSVAHRVVYLVTGEWDVAEDHEEQEDRADGLR encoded by the coding sequence ATGCGCAACGCCTTTCACGAGGACCTCGACCTCATCTCCGACCAGCTCGTCGAGATGACGCGACTGGCCGGTTCCGCGATGGCCCGGGCCACGACGGCCCTGCTCGACGCCGACATCCAGCTGGCCGAGTCGGTCATCGAGGCCGACAAGGAGCTCGACACCCTGCGCGAGGACCTCGACGCCCGCTCCATCGACCTGCTGGCCCGCCAGCAGCCCGTCGCCACGGACCTGCGCATGGTCGTCACCTCGATGCGGATGAGCGCCGACCTCGAGCGCATGGGCGACCTCGCCCGCCACGTCGCCAAGGTCGCCCGACTGCGCTACCCCGACTCGGCGGTGCCGGCCGACATCCGCGCGACCATCCTGCAGATGGGCCAGGTCGCCGAGCGCATCGTCGCCAAGGCGGGCCAGGTCATCGCCGGCAAGGACGTCGAGGGCGCCAAGACCCTCGAGCGCGACGACGACGCGATGGACGAGCTGCACCGCGAGCTCTTCAGCCACCTCATCGACGGCTCCTGGCAGCACGGCACCGAGGCCGCCGTCGACATGACCCTCGTGGGTCGCTACTACGAGCGCTTCGCCGACCACGCCGTGTCGGTCGCGCACCGCGTCGTGTACCTGGTCACCGGTGAATGGGATGTCGCCGAGGACCACGAGGAGCAGGAGGACCGCGCCGACGGGCTGCGGTGA